The genomic region CTACTTTCCTCTGTTAGATTTACCCCTACATTCACATCAATTATATTTGCATTAGACTCTACCTGTTTAATAGCCTCTTCACATAGCAAGCTAAGGTTATTATCTTTAATCGCCTGTGCTAAATATTTTTTAGCAGTGGGGTTAATACATTCACCGATTACTCTAGTCGGAAGTTCCTCTGTAATAATTAAGGTTTTCGTTACACTTGCTAGCTTTGTAAATTGTTTTTCTTCTTTAACTATAGGTCTAAGATTTTTAACTTTATCCTTTATTATCTTCATATGTTCCGGAGTGGTACCACAACAGCCACCAATTATATTGGCGCCGGCATTAATTAAGTCTTCAACGTAGCTAGCCATTTTTTCTGGAGTCAAATCATAGTAAGTTATACCATCTATATATTTAGGTAATCCTGCATTAGGTTGAGCAATAATATATTTATCCGTTACACTACTCATCCTTCTTACTATGTCTATCATCATATCCGGCCCAAAACCACAGTTCACACCTAGTATATCTACTCCCAACGCTTCTAAAACTGTTGCTACAGTTTCAGGATCAGAACCAGTTAAAGTCCTCATCTCAGTATTGAATGTTAAAGTACAAATAATAGGTACATCCCCAGCATCCTTAACTGCTATTATTGCTGCTCTAGCTTCCTGTATATCTGAAATTGTTTCTATATTAATTATATTAACTCCAGATTCTATTAATACTTTGGCCTGCTCATAAAAAACTTCGTACGCCTCGTCGAAACTTAGATCGCCTACTGGATACATAAGTTTACCCGTAGGCCCTATATCACCGGCTACTAAAACTTCCTCTCCTGCCATTTCCTTGACTAATTTAACTGCTGCTCTGTTAATTTCCTCTACTTTGGACTGTAAATTATATTCTGCTAATTTAATTCTGTTTGCTCCGAAGGTATTTGTTTGAATAATGTTACATCCAGCATTTACATATTCCTTATGTATTCTTTTAATAACTTTCCTTTTATCTAAATTGAATTCTTCAGGGCAACCTGTTGTTAAGCCGTTCTTCTGAAGCATCGTTCCCATCGCTCCGTCGAAAACTAAAATCTTTTCATTAAGTAAATCGTACAACTTTTGTCTTTTCACCATTTCACATCCTTCTTATCTTTTAAGACAGCTATTTTCATACCTATATATACAGTCATTTTTATTACAAGTATTACATTTATTATTAGTTTTAATAATCTTATTACCTTTTGTCCAACCAACTATAGCTGTAACAGACTTCCTTGGAATCATAATATTTGTTTCTGTTACATGTATCCCAAAGTTATCTGCCTTAAGGTTTAATAATAACTGTTTTTGAAAATCTAAAGTAAAATCCCCATAACCAGGGCTAAATCTATCTGTCAGTATATATTCTTGTTCCGAAGCTTCTAATATAATGAGTTGGTTTACATATTCAGTAGCCTGTTCCGCAGCATCAGAGCCAATAGCGTCAAATATCAATGCCTCTGTATACTCACCATGGCTGAAACATAAATCAATATGGTTTTGTATATCATTACCTATTGTTACTGCCAAAATTGAAGCATAGTCACAACCCTTTAGAAGTGTAGCTATATCCTCCGAATGTATTTTAAAATCAAATTCATCAAACAAAATATTACTTCCCTTAATCCCTTTAATCCTACTCGTCCTATATTCTCCGACTGGCTCAATTAGCTCATATGAATTACTGATAGATTTATCTATTAACTCATCTAAATGTATAGGAATGTCCATTCCGTTTTTGTAACCTAAATATCTTAATATCTCATCCTTATTAAGCTGAATATTAAATTTATGCGACACTTTTTATTCACCACACTTGTTCTATTAAGTATTATTGATTTTTTCTCTTGTTAATATAAATAATAAAGCTACCTTTCCCAGGGAAAAGTAGCTCGAGCTTATATCCTCCCTCATCTTCCAGAACTTATAGTTCTGCTGGAATTAGCACCTTTCATTGAAATCAATGTAGGTTGCCGGGTTTCGTCGGGCCAGTCCCTCCACCTCTCTGGATAAGAATTAAATTCTAATTGTTTGATTATTTATAATATTCTAATATATTAACGTATATTAGTCAAATCTTTTTTTAAGGCTCTCTAACATCAAAATATTGATCTCTGGCTAGTATTAGGGCATCATAAGTATCCACTCCTGTAATTCCATCAGCCACTAAATTAAAATCTCTCTGGAAATTCCTAACTGCCTCTTGAGTAGCCTGGTCATATACACCATCAACCTCACCCTCATAATACCCTAGTGTGCGTAATATAGATTTTACTTCAAATACATCTGGTCCCGGGGAACTATCAACGTCTAAAATTCTCCCTGTAAAAACCTCTCCTGTAATTTTTACAGGTGTTCCAAGAGGCACAATATCGTAAAGTTCATTTACTTGTTCATTAAACATCCTTATACAACCTCTACTAGCAGCCTGCCCAATAGATTCAGGATCGTTTGTTCCATGAATTCCATAGCCACCCCAAGGCACATTTAATCTCATCCACCTAGTACCAAATGGGCCCCCTGGGTTTCTAGTTTTCTGTATAATTTGCCAATCCCCTACAGGTGTTGGTGTAGATGGTGCACCAACAGCAACCCTGTATGCGTTAATAATTTCTGTAAATCTTTTTAAAGTAAGTACCTTTCTATCTAAATCAATCTCTATTGAATACCCCTCAGGTGGTATAGGGTACTGTCTCTCAGGACTAAGGCCTATAGCATTCCAAGTATCGGGGTCAACTATTCCATCTGGATTTAGTCCATATTCTGTCTGAAATGCTTTTACACTTTCATATATATCCTCATCATAAATCATATCAATAGGTCCATCGTAAAAACCTAGTTCTGTTAGCCGCTCCTGTACATGCATTACGTCTGGACCTTCCATGTACGGTAGAAGCAACCTTAAATATCTACTACTTACCTTCATTTCGCACCCCTCCTTATATTATATAGTACGTGACAAAATTTAAAAGTTTACAAAATATAAAGTGAGCATTGCTAAATTAGCAATGCTCACTTTAAGGGGAGTAACTATATTATTATTTTAAAGCTGCATTTCTTCCTGCTATTTTACCAAATACAATGTTTTCTGTCGTATTATTCCCTGCCACACGTCCTGAACCGTATAGTCCACCAACTATTTCTCCTGCAGCATATAGCCCTGGAATAGCTACACCATTAGTATCTGTTACCTGCGCGTTTTCATTAATTGTAATACCAGCCATTGTATAATGTGACGATGGTCTAACTTCTACACCATAGAAAGGCCCAACAGTAACTTTTCCTACAGTTCCTCTTCCAAACTCATCAACTCCATCATTAAATGATTTAATTGATTCTACTACAACTGCTGGATCTAGCTCAAGCTTTTGAGCTAATTCTTCGATAGTTTCCGCTTGAATCATTCTGCCCTTTTCAATGGCTGCCTTTCCATTACTAGTTTCTGCAACTTCAGAATCGAAAATTACATATCCTACTCTGTCTTTTTGTGCTAACACTTGTGGTACTAAATCTAATGGTTTAAGTGTTTCATTTGTAAATCTTACACCATCTTTATTTAGTAATACTCCGCCACCTTCAGCATTTATTACAGATTCTCTAATCCAGTAACCTGGAGTTGCTAAAGGTCTCATTTGATGGAACTCCATATCTCTAGTTCCTGCACCTAGTTCTACTGCCATTCTAAATCCATCTCCCGTTGGTCCAGCAGTACTCATTACATTATGAGCATTTGCATACTTAGGATTGTATTCTCCAATAAGATCTGTTGCATTACCAAAACCACCTGTAGCAAGTATTACAGATTTAGCCTCAATAACAGACTCATTTCCATCCTTATCCACTACCTTTGCTCCTACTACTATTCCATCTTCAACAACTAATTCTGTTGCCGTTGTATTTACCCTAACATCTACTCCAAGCCTTTGAGCTTCCTTTTGATAAGCACCAACTAATAAAGATCCAAAATGACCTTCTGATGGAATTATCCACCATGGCTCTTTTTCATTAAGCTTATAGCTTAAACCTAGTGAAACTAACCATTCATAAGCTTCATTACTATTTTCAGCTAAAATTCTTACTAGATTTTCATCTGGTAAATTATTTCCTGTCTCCATAGTTCTTTTTATATGATCTTCAACTGTAAACGGTACTCCTGCTTCTTCATGTAATTCTGTATCCGATGCAGTTAATCCAGTAGCAGAAATTATTGTATTTCCACCAATCATAGGCATCTTTTCAACTAAAATAACTTTAGCTCCATTTTCTGCTGCTGTTATTGCAGAAACTAATCCAGCCCCACCGCCACCATTAACTAGAACATCTGCACTATTACTAACTTCTGGTTTATTACTAGCCGGTTGTTTGTTACTAGAACAACCTACTACGATTAATGAAAAAACTAAAATTAACGATATTAATAAAACTGACTTCTTTTTCATTTTACTATTCCTCCCATAAGTAGTTTTTACTCTAACTCTTGTTAGTTAATTAACTGTCATATATGTTATATAATTATCATACTATGATCAAAACTATTGTCATACTGTCATATGTCCTTTATTAATTATAAAAGTCCCTTAGAAAAGGGACTTTTGTCTCGACCAGTATATAGCAGCTTCAGTTCTGTTATTAACATTTATTTTTTTCATAATTTTTGTAACATTATTCCTAACTGTTTTTTCAGCAATAAAAAGCCTTTCTGAAATTTCTTTGTTCGTTTTACCCTCACAAATCAAATCCAAAATCTTTTTTTCTTGATTCGAAAGCACATTATCAAACTCATTATTCTGACGTACAGCAGAAATAACTTTATTTATAACAGCTGAATCATAAATTGATTTTCCCAAAGAGACATCATGTATAGCTGATATTATCTTATTACTATCAATATTTTTTAAAAGAAAACCGTCAGCCCCTGCCCTTATGGACTCTACAATAATCTGATCATCACCATAGGCTGTTAAGATCATTACTTTGACATTAGGTAAAATAGCCTTCATTTTCCTACACCCTGTTACGCCATCACCATCAGGTAATTTTAAATCAAGAATAACTATATCAGGCATTAAATCCTTTACTTTTTCATAAGCATCTTCAAGGGTTTCTGCCTCGGCACAAACTATATATTTGGGATTTCTTTCAATAACAGATTTAATGCCCCATCTTACAACCGCGTGGTCATCAACTAAAAGTATCTTTGTTATATCACTCATAATAAGTTCGCTCCCCTTGGAATGTTTAGTATCACTTCTGTTCCCCTGCTACTACTATTTATTATTAATTTACTGCTTATAGATATAGCCCTTTCTTTCATAGTTATTAAACCATAACAGTTTTCTGAAAAAACCTTATCTACATCAAAACCTTTACCATTGTCTTTGATAAGCGCAATAATTTGTTTTGCCTTAGGAGTAATTGATATTTCAATTATAGATGCATCAGAATGCTTTATAGAGTTACTCACAGCTTCCTGGACAATATAGTATAATTGGGTTAGTTTTAGGGCTGAAATATCATTAATAATAATATCTGAGATTTCAAAATTAAGTTTAATTGAAATACCTGTAATACTCTCATATTTTACAATCATATCCTGTAGCTTTATATATAGCCCTTCAATACTGTCACTCTTAGATGAAAACTCCTTGATAAAACCTCTTACCTGCTCTATTGTATAATTAAGGTTTTCTTTAACTAATAGCAAATCCTTTACTTGTTGCTCTACTTCGACTGATTCAATTATATTCTCAATATGAAGGCCTGTAGCAAATAGATTCTGTATAACTACATCGTGTAGTTCCTGGCCTAATTTCTTTCTTTCGTCGCTAATAATATTTTGTTTAGATAGTTTTGTCATTATTTCATTAGACTCCCACTTAATTAAATCAATAATTGATATAAATAGTATTGTAATAGCAAGAGCGGATAAGGCCCTACCTAATTCAACTGGAAACCCGAATAAGCTTTTGAACAACTCTTTATTTATAATATTTGCAGGAAAAAAACTTCTTTTTTCTACTACTAAGCCAGCTAATACTCCATATGTTGCAAATGGAATGGCTAAAGCATAGTATTTTCTCACAACATTTTTAATAGGTAGGTTTAGAAGCTCTCTAGCATTTCTAACAAGAGCCCAAGCCGTAACCATGCCACCTGGAAACCCTATAAAGTATCTAGCAGCAATATCATCGATTATTAAATAATATATAAAATTATTCTTAGAAGTTGTAAACGTTGCAATAAATGCTACTATCCATAGAGCTAATAATATATAGGGTATCTTTTCAAAAATTCTATAGTATTTACCCCTAGATTCAATTAATTTTATTCCAAATATAAGAAGAAAAACAAATGATATAGCATTTAAGAATATTGCTAATATTAACAAATATAACCTTCCGGTAGTATCCATGAGTGCAATCCTAATCATTACAACCCACTCCATAATCCCATGTATAACCCCAAAGCATCCTAAATATTTTATATGTATAGCAATATTTAGTTTACTACCTGTAGTAGCATTTTGCTGTAGGGCTGAAATACCCATTGAAAAAAATGCTAGCCCATAGATAAAAAATATAAAAACATATGTGTTATTAAAATTAAACTCCATAAAAACACCTCAAGGTTAAGTCTTACGTATATTTAATAACAAAATTCTTTAGAAGACAAGTACATAGAAAATAAAAAAATCCTACCTAATTTCTATTAGGTAAGATTTTTTGAATAGTTATTATTATCTTGTAGCTTTTTCTAAAGCTCTTTCAACAGCTTGCTTCCATTGTACGCTTGATCCAGTAGCTCCTGTGAAAGTATCTACTTCAGGACCATTAGCTTCTACGAATCTAGCTGCCATTTCTACAGCTGCTTCATGGAAAGTAGCATATGGGTACTCTTCATTTTTAAATACTTCTTTTGGCACATCATCTTTAGTGAAAGTAGTAGCTAATAATTTAACTTCTACTATTTTATCGTCTTCAATTGTTACTAAAGCAACTGAACGACCTTTATCTGTAGCATCAGATACACCATAGAATGTTCCGTTAAATAACGTAGTTGCTGAAGCTGGCTCAACTAAAGCCTTTTCTAAAGCTCTCTCTACAGCAAGAATCCAGTTACTTGAAGAACCAGTTGCACCAGATACTGTTTCAACATCAGTTCCATTTGCCTCTACAAATCTTCCTGGCATCTCAGCTTTAGCCGTATGGAATGCCTCATAAGTATATGCTTCGCCTTTTTCTACTCCAATTCCATTAAACTCAGTTACTTGTACATCAACAATAACATCATTTTCAATTGTTACTTCAACCATACCATAACCTTTGTCTGTACCATTACCGAAAGCTACGTATGTACCGTCGTTGTATTTGTTCGTTGTTGGTGTTGGTGCATTAGTTGATGGTTGCTCTGTCTTTGTACATCCAACAACAGCAAGCATCGTTACCATTGCTAAAACTAAAGCTATAATTTTTTTCATTTTACTTCCTCC from Serpentinicella alkaliphila harbors:
- a CDS encoding response regulator; amino-acid sequence: MSDITKILLVDDHAVVRWGIKSVIERNPKYIVCAEAETLEDAYEKVKDLMPDIVILDLKLPDGDGVTGCRKMKAILPNVKVMILTAYGDDQIIVESIRAGADGFLLKNIDSNKIISAIHDVSLGKSIYDSAVINKVISAVRQNNEFDNVLSNQEKKILDLICEGKTNKEISERLFIAEKTVRNNVTKIMKKINVNNRTEAAIYWSRQKSLF
- a CDS encoding FAD-dependent oxidoreductase; this translates as MKKKSVLLISLILVFSLIVVGCSSNKQPASNKPEVSNSADVLVNGGGGAGLVSAITAAENGAKVILVEKMPMIGGNTIISATGLTASDTELHEEAGVPFTVEDHIKRTMETGNNLPDENLVRILAENSNEAYEWLVSLGLSYKLNEKEPWWIIPSEGHFGSLLVGAYQKEAQRLGVDVRVNTTATELVVEDGIVVGAKVVDKDGNESVIEAKSVILATGGFGNATDLIGEYNPKYANAHNVMSTAGPTGDGFRMAVELGAGTRDMEFHQMRPLATPGYWIRESVINAEGGGVLLNKDGVRFTNETLKPLDLVPQVLAQKDRVGYVIFDSEVAETSNGKAAIEKGRMIQAETIEELAQKLELDPAVVVESIKSFNDGVDEFGRGTVGKVTVGPFYGVEVRPSSHYTMAGITINENAQVTDTNGVAIPGLYAAGEIVGGLYGSGRVAGNNTTENIVFGKIAGRNAALK
- a CDS encoding FMN-binding protein — its product is MKKIIALVLAMVTMLAVVGCTKTEQPSTNAPTPTTNKYNDGTYVAFGNGTDKGYGMVEVTIENDVIVDVQVTEFNGIGVEKGEAYTYEAFHTAKAEMPGRFVEANGTDVETVSGATGSSSNWILAVERALEKALVEPASATTLFNGTFYGVSDATDKGRSVALVTIEDDKIVEVKLLATTFTKDDVPKEVFKNEEYPYATFHEAAVEMAARFVEANGPEVDTFTGATGSSVQWKQAVERALEKATR
- a CDS encoding L,D-transpeptidase family protein; this translates as MKVSSRYLRLLLPYMEGPDVMHVQERLTELGFYDGPIDMIYDEDIYESVKAFQTEYGLNPDGIVDPDTWNAIGLSPERQYPIPPEGYSIEIDLDRKVLTLKRFTEIINAYRVAVGAPSTPTPVGDWQIIQKTRNPGGPFGTRWMRLNVPWGGYGIHGTNDPESIGQAASRGCIRMFNEQVNELYDIVPLGTPVKITGEVFTGRILDVDSSPGPDVFEVKSILRTLGYYEGEVDGVYDQATQEAVRNFQRDFNLVADGITGVDTYDALILARDQYFDVREP
- a CDS encoding sensor histidine kinase; this translates as MEFNFNNTYVFIFFIYGLAFFSMGISALQQNATTGSKLNIAIHIKYLGCFGVIHGIMEWVVMIRIALMDTTGRLYLLILAIFLNAISFVFLLIFGIKLIESRGKYYRIFEKIPYILLALWIVAFIATFTTSKNNFIYYLIIDDIAARYFIGFPGGMVTAWALVRNARELLNLPIKNVVRKYYALAIPFATYGVLAGLVVEKRSFFPANIINKELFKSLFGFPVELGRALSALAITILFISIIDLIKWESNEIMTKLSKQNIISDERKKLGQELHDVVIQNLFATGLHIENIIESVEVEQQVKDLLLVKENLNYTIEQVRGFIKEFSSKSDSIEGLYIKLQDMIVKYESITGISIKLNFEISDIIINDISALKLTQLYYIVQEAVSNSIKHSDASIIEISITPKAKQIIALIKDNGKGFDVDKVFSENCYGLITMKERAISISSKLIINSSSRGTEVILNIPRGANLL